One Hippoglossus hippoglossus isolate fHipHip1 chromosome 5, fHipHip1.pri, whole genome shotgun sequence genomic window carries:
- the LOC117762079 gene encoding adenosine receptor A1-like: MSLEEVIYTLLEVLIAVSCCLGNMLVILALWTSKSLQLPTFCLIVSLAAADFMVGCVAIPLAVLVDGRVETSFPACQFLCCVVILLMSVSVLCLAAIALDRYLRVYIPLRYKRTIRRKHSWLVVAACWFVAIPLSFVPMLGWYDDETRPYSTNSTPIECKFMSVIPMAYLVYFDFFLCTLIPLLIMTILYGLVFYIIRGSLREKPGNSVKKQSLNYLMKEKQLAGSLSLVLALFALSWLPLHIMNCISYFSGSSKVPVTAFHVGILLSHANSAVNPVVYAFKIQKIRRAYLQIWRRFIACGNENKGSQSGSAENNNHSSNINSVTNDE; the protein is encoded by the exons ATGAGCCTGGAAGAAGTGATCTACACGTTGTTGGAGGTGCTCATCGCTGTCAGCTGCTGCCTGGGAAACATGTTGGTCATTTTGGCTCTGTGGACCAGTAAGAGCCTTCAGCTGCCCACCTTCTGCCTCATCGTCTCTCTGGCAGCCGCCGACTTCATGGTGGGCTGTGTGGCCATACCGCTGGCTGTGCTGGTGGACGGACGAGTGGAGACTTCATTTCCCGCTTGTCAATTCCTCTGCTGCGTGGTCATCCTGTTGATGTCGGTCTCAGTTTTGTGTCTTGCGGCTATTGCTTTGGACCGTTACCTCCGCGTGTATATCCCCCTCAG GTACAAAAGAACAATAAGGCGGAAACATTCGTGGCTTGTGGTTGCAGCATGTTGGTTTGTTGCAATACCCCTAAGCTTTGTTCCCATGCTCGGATGGTACGACGATGAAACCCGGCCTTATTCCACCAACTCCACTCCAATCGAGTGCAAGTTTATGTCCGTTATCCCCATGGCATACTTGGTTTACTTCGACTTCTTTCTCTGCACTTTGATCCCGCTGTTGATTATGACCATTTTGTACGGCCTGGTGTTTTACATCATCCGAGGAAGCCTCAGAGAGAAACCAGGCAACAGTGTTAAGAAACAATCTCTGAACTACCTAATGAAAGAGAAGCAGCTGGCCGGGTCTCTGTCTCTGGTCCTGGCTCTGTTTGCTCTGTCCTGGCTCCCACTCCACATCATGAACTGTATCAGTTACTTCAGTGGTTCTAGCAAGGTACCTGTAACTGCTTTTCACGTTGGCATCCTGCTCTCTCATGCAAACTCGGCTGTGAACCCGGTGGTGTATGCCTTCAAAATACAAAAGATAAGGAGAGCGTACCTGCAGATCTGGAGACGGTTCATCGCATGTGGGAATGAGAATAAAGGATCGCAGTCAGGTTCTGCTGAGAACAACAATCACAGCAGTAACATCAACAGTGTGACCAACGACGAATAA
- the LOC117761463 gene encoding adenosine receptor A1, producing MSLPPGIKAREHVDMMYISIESAIALASVLGNVLVVLVVCVNRDLRDTTFSFIVSLAVADIAVGALVIPLAIIISLGLNTEFYTCLFLSCLLLIITQSSILSLLAIAIDRYLRVKIPIRYNTIVTQGRAYVAVCLCWILSVLTGLVPMIGWNMREAQGNLSDSSQIVCKFTTVMRMDYMVYFNFFGWVVVPLTIMIALYAEIFRVIRQQLNRRAEATCDGERYYRKELRLAKSLALVVFLFAVCWLPIHIMNCINFFCPKCYIPKFAMYVGIFMSHVNSALNPMVYAFRIKRFRITLVRITSRCMLCKPAEPTLCPNSTPAPTKKVDVNL from the exons ATGTCGCTCCCTCCTGGCATCAAGGCTCGGGAGCATGTGGACATGATGTACATCTCCATAGAGTCGGCTATTGCCCTGGCCTCTGTGCTGGGGAacgtgctggtggtgctggtggtgtgTGTGAACCGGGATCTCCGCGACACCACGTTCTCCTTCATCGTGTCTCTGGCGGTGGCTGACATCGCCGTGGGAGCTCTGGTCATCCCACTGGCCATCATCATCAGCCTGGGATTAAACACTGAGTTTTACACatgcctcttcctctcctgcctgcTGCTCATCATCACCCAGAGCTCCATCCTCTCGCTGCTGGCCATCGCCATCGACAGATATCTCAGAGTCAAGATTCCCATCAG gtacaaCACCATCGTGACCCAGGGGAGAGCCTATGTGgcagtctgtctgtgttggATCCTCTCCGTCCTCACTGGATTGGTTCCAATGATTGGCTGGAATATGCGTGAAGCTCAAGGGAACCTCAGCGACTCCAGCCAAATTGTGTGCAAGTTCACCACGGTCATGAGGATGGACTACATGGTGTACTTCAATTTCTTTGGCTGGGTGGTGGTACCGCTGACCATAATGATCGCTCTGTATGCCGAGATCTTCCGGGTGATCCGGCAGCAGCTTAACCGACGTGCAGAGGCCACGTGCGATGGAGAGCGGTACTATCGGAAGGAGCTGAGGCTGGCCAAATCACTGGCCTTGGTGGTCTTCCTCTTTGCCGTGTGTTGGCTGCCGATACACATTATGAACTGCATCAACTTCTTCTGCCCAAAGTGTTACATACCCAAGTTTGCCATGTACGTGGGGATTTTCATGTCCCACGTGAACTCAGCCCTCAACCCAATGGTTTATGCGTTCAGGATAAAGCGGTTCCGAATTACACTGGTGCGGATCACTAGCCGCTGCATGTTATGTAAACCTGCAGAGCCCACCCTGTGCCCCAACAGCACACCAGCCCCGACAAAGAAAGTGGATGTAAACCTGTAA
- the rplp2 gene encoding 60S acidic ribosomal protein P2 → MRYVAAYLLAVLGGNTSPSAKDIKAILGSVGIEADDQRLNKVITELNGKDLNEVMNSGLSKLASVPAGGATAAPAAAATAAAAATGAPGAGAAPAVVEEKKEEKKEESEESDEDMGFGLFD, encoded by the exons ATGCGTTACGTGGCCGCTTACCTCCTGGCTGTGCTCGGTGGAAACACCAGCCCCTCCGCAAAGGACATCAAGGCCATCTTGGGCAGCGTGGGAATCGAAGCCGATGATCAACGCTTGAACAAG GTCATTACTGAGCTCAATGGAAAAGATCTCAATGAAGTCATGAACTCAG GCCTCTCAAAGTTAGCCTCTGTACCAGCAGGTGGTGCTACGGCGGctccggctgctgctgccactgccgctgccgctgccaccGGGGCCCCCGGAGCTGGGGCTGCGCCTGCTGTTg tggaagagaaaaaggaagagaagaaagaggaatcTGAAGAGTCAGACGAAGACATGGGCTTTGGACTCTTTGATTAA
- the LOC117762041 gene encoding uncharacterized protein LOC117762041 isoform X1: MTETSLPTMETHTYKQGLNNGQLIFVPHKDTIRLLEVFVKRSLSVNDGSLSSKRNQRKEKWVTKKERRHSSDPSLHPADGFSKIGTFSPVGPFTALPDTFPKEPEKRKKRLKKNKKSSFWKNIVGFFSGKNSEDKDEEQESATEPSRDSTLEPASEAAITCLPTAPAASLKKSSRTKSLRRRFSRRRMSLIKPNRPGKDLIAADISDFEAVTSVEPTESYYEKVSEELEKIVLEVKDKEEDRALSNEEVINRIIALTKEEGDAIDNKMRDNPTLNNFFQGMSYSSFQILADAYLKKETTPTHNPPTLLPTAPELINLAFTLDFTAMVAGLSRQDTSYITRLGYRYLQDRFEYNQACTDHPWSDTDD; encoded by the exons ATGACTGAGACCAG TCTCCCCACCATggaaacacatacatacaaacaagGGCTCAATAACGGCCAGCTGATCTTTGTGCCTCACAAGGACACGATCCGTCTGCTGGAGGTTTTCGTCAAGCGCAGCCTCAGCGTCAACGATGGGTCGCTGTCGAGTAAGAGGaatcagaggaaagaaaagtgggtgacaaaaaaagagagacggCACTCCAGCGACCCGTCCCTTCACCCGGCCGACGGATTTAGCAAAATTGGGACCTTTTCTCCAGTCGGACCCTTCACCGCTCTGCCTGACACGTTTCCCAAAGAACCAGAGAAACGGAAGAAAAGGTTAAAGAAGAACAAGAAATCCTCGTTTTGGAAAAACATAGTGGGCTTTTTTTCTGGGAAGAACAGCGAGGATAAagatgaggagcaggagagcGCTACAGAGCCGTCCAGGGACTCCACACTGGAGCCGGCCTCCGAGGCTGCGATCACCTGCCTGCCCACAGCTCCAGCTGCTTCACTGAAGAAGTCCTCAAGGACAAAGTCCTTAAGAAGAAGGTTCTCGAGGAGGCGCATGTCTCTGATAAAACCAAACAGGCCTGGGAAAGATCTCATCGCTGCTGACATCAGTGACTTTGAAG CTGTGACGAGCGTGGAGCCGACGGAATCGTACTACGAGAAGGTGTCGGAGGAACTGGAAAAGATTGTCCTGGAGgtgaaagacaaagaggaagatcGGGCTCTGTCAAATG AGGAAGTGATCAACAGGATCATTGCTTTGACAAAGGAGGAGGGTGACGCCATTGACAACAAG atGAGGGATAACCCCACCCTGAACAACTTCTTCCAGGGGATGTCCTATTCTTCCTTCCAGATACTGGCCGACGCTTATCTGAAGAAGGAGACAACGCCCACCCACAATCCTCCCACCCTGCTGCCGACAGCCCCCGAGCTGATCAACCTGGCCTTCACGCTCGACTTCACGGCCATGGTGGCCGGGCTCTCCAGACAGGACACAAGTTACATTACAAGACTGGGGTACCGCTATCTACAGGACAGATTCGAATACAATCAG GCGTGTACAGATCATCCATGGTCCGACACTGACGACTGA
- the LOC117762041 gene encoding uncharacterized protein LOC117762041 isoform X2: protein METHTYKQGLNNGQLIFVPHKDTIRLLEVFVKRSLSVNDGSLSSKRNQRKEKWVTKKERRHSSDPSLHPADGFSKIGTFSPVGPFTALPDTFPKEPEKRKKRLKKNKKSSFWKNIVGFFSGKNSEDKDEEQESATEPSRDSTLEPASEAAITCLPTAPAASLKKSSRTKSLRRRFSRRRMSLIKPNRPGKDLIAADISDFEAVTSVEPTESYYEKVSEELEKIVLEVKDKEEDRALSNEEVINRIIALTKEEGDAIDNKMRDNPTLNNFFQGMSYSSFQILADAYLKKETTPTHNPPTLLPTAPELINLAFTLDFTAMVAGLSRQDTSYITRLGYRYLQDRFEYNQACTDHPWSDTDD, encoded by the exons ATggaaacacatacatacaaacaagGGCTCAATAACGGCCAGCTGATCTTTGTGCCTCACAAGGACACGATCCGTCTGCTGGAGGTTTTCGTCAAGCGCAGCCTCAGCGTCAACGATGGGTCGCTGTCGAGTAAGAGGaatcagaggaaagaaaagtgggtgacaaaaaaagagagacggCACTCCAGCGACCCGTCCCTTCACCCGGCCGACGGATTTAGCAAAATTGGGACCTTTTCTCCAGTCGGACCCTTCACCGCTCTGCCTGACACGTTTCCCAAAGAACCAGAGAAACGGAAGAAAAGGTTAAAGAAGAACAAGAAATCCTCGTTTTGGAAAAACATAGTGGGCTTTTTTTCTGGGAAGAACAGCGAGGATAAagatgaggagcaggagagcGCTACAGAGCCGTCCAGGGACTCCACACTGGAGCCGGCCTCCGAGGCTGCGATCACCTGCCTGCCCACAGCTCCAGCTGCTTCACTGAAGAAGTCCTCAAGGACAAAGTCCTTAAGAAGAAGGTTCTCGAGGAGGCGCATGTCTCTGATAAAACCAAACAGGCCTGGGAAAGATCTCATCGCTGCTGACATCAGTGACTTTGAAG CTGTGACGAGCGTGGAGCCGACGGAATCGTACTACGAGAAGGTGTCGGAGGAACTGGAAAAGATTGTCCTGGAGgtgaaagacaaagaggaagatcGGGCTCTGTCAAATG AGGAAGTGATCAACAGGATCATTGCTTTGACAAAGGAGGAGGGTGACGCCATTGACAACAAG atGAGGGATAACCCCACCCTGAACAACTTCTTCCAGGGGATGTCCTATTCTTCCTTCCAGATACTGGCCGACGCTTATCTGAAGAAGGAGACAACGCCCACCCACAATCCTCCCACCCTGCTGCCGACAGCCCCCGAGCTGATCAACCTGGCCTTCACGCTCGACTTCACGGCCATGGTGGCCGGGCTCTCCAGACAGGACACAAGTTACATTACAAGACTGGGGTACCGCTATCTACAGGACAGATTCGAATACAATCAG GCGTGTACAGATCATCCATGGTCCGACACTGACGACTGA
- the LOC117761994 gene encoding potassium voltage-gated channel subfamily A member 10 — translation MEVPLVNFENMDEVGINLGDPSDSGYPTTPTSEAPDQNLLTQRVTSPHPSPRRGRRRYQSGQEGLSPSSPPTVTPKANSSSGSLISNLKLLINSESPSGSVFSKMPKDCYESEDLFERHCVEERDEKVVINISGLMFETQLSTLNKFPDTVLGNPMKRVNFFDPMKNEYFFDRNRPSFDGILYFYQSGGRIRRPANVPLDVFASEIVFYELGHDAMEQFREDEGFVKEPEVLLPTNELQRQFWLLFEYPESSSAARSVALVSVFVIVISIFIFCLETLPEFRDDHDVIPSLTQLINGSRDSSAPHPATKDIMAYITDPFFIVETICIIWFCFEVGVRFVVCPSKSDFFNNIMNIIDIVSIIPYFVTLGTELATTPDDDMNSSQNMSLAILRIIRLVRVFRIFKLSRHSKGLQILGQTLKASMRELGLLIFFLFIGVILFSSAIYFAEVDEPHTQFVSIPDGFWWAVVTMTTVGYGDMCPITIGGKMVGTLCAISGVLTIALPVPVIVSNFNYFYHRETEQEEKQMIDAATEAAQKMAAAKYGSTPSLNKSNGTWQNEKNGMH, via the coding sequence ATGGAGGTGCCCCTTGTTAACTTTGAGAACATGGACGAAGTCGGTATCAACCTCGGTGACCCGAGTGACTCCGGGTACCCGACTACACCCACCTCCGAGGCCCCCGATCAGAATCTGTTGACCCAACGTGTGACTTCTCCGCACCCGTCGCCACGCAGAGGACGACGCAGGTATCAGTCCGGTCAAGAGGGTCTGTCGCCGTCCTCCCCACCGACCGTCACCCCAAAAGCGAACTCCAGCAGCGGCAGCCTGATCTCTAACCTAAAGCTCCTCATCAACAGCGAGTCTCCCAGCGGCAGCGTCTTCAGTAAGATGCCAAAGGATTGCTATGAGAGCGAAGACTTGTTTGAGAGGCACTGCGTGGAAGAAAGAGATGAGAAAGTCGTCATCAATATTTCAGGGCTGATGTTTGAGACCCAGCTCAGCACCTTGAATAAGTTTCCAGACACCGTGCTTGGTAACCCCATGAAGCGGGTGAATTTCTTCGACCCGATGAAAAACGAATACTTCTTTGACAGAAACCGTCCGTCGTTCGATGGGATCCTGTACTTCTACCAGTCCGGGGGCAGAATCCGCAGACCAGCCAACGTCCCCTTAGACGTTTTTGCGAGCGAAATCGTGTTTTACGAGTTGGGCCACGATGCGATGGAGCAGTTCCGTGAGGACGAGGGGTTTGTCAAAGAGCCAGAGGTCCTCTTGCCCACCAACGAACTCCAGCGACAGTTCTGGCTCTTGTTTGAATACCCGGAGAGCTCCAGCGCAGCCAGATCCGTGGCCCTGGTTTCTGTGTTCGTCATTGTCAtctccatcttcatcttctgCCTGGAGACTCTGCCGGAGTTCAGGGACGACCATGACGTTATCCCCAGTTTAACCCAACTCATCAACGGCTCCAGAGACAGTTCGGCTCCTCATCCCGCCACTAAAGACATCATGGCTTATATCACGGACCCCTTTTTCATAGTGGAGACTATTTGCATCATTTGGTTCTGCTTTGAAGTCGGTGTCCGCTTTGTGGTCTGCCCCAGCAAGAGTGATTTCTTCAATAACATCATGAATATCATTGACATAGTCTCGATAATTCCCTACTTTGTCACCCTGGGTACGGAGCTGGCTACGACCCCTGACGACGATATGAACTCCAGTCAGAACATGTCGCTGGCGATCCTACGAATCATACGACTGGTGAGAGTCTTCCGAATTTTCAAGCTCTCCCGACACTCGAAAGGCCTTCAGATCCTGGGTCAGACATTGAAAGCCAGTATGAGGGAACTGGGACTGctcattttcttcctcttcatagGAGTCATCCTGTTCTCAAGTGCCATCTACTTTGCAGAAGTGGATGAGCCCCACACACAGTTTGTGAGCATCCCCGACGGCTTCTGGTGGGCCGTGGTGACCATGACCACGGTGGGATACGGAGACATGTGCCCCATCACCATTGGAGGCAAAATGGTCGGCACCCTCTGCGCCATTTCCGGTGTCCTGACCATCGCCTTGCCCGTCCCCGTCATCGTCTCCAACTTTAACTATTTTTACCACCGGGAGactgagcaggaggagaagcagatgaTAGACGCGGCAACAGAGGCTGCCCAGAAAATGGCAGCGGCTAAGTATGGAAGCACGCCTTCACTGAACAAAAGTAACGGCACGTGGCAGAATGAGAAGAACGGCATGCACTGA